The following are encoded in a window of Impatiens glandulifera chromosome 5, dImpGla2.1, whole genome shotgun sequence genomic DNA:
- the LOC124939906 gene encoding FT-interacting protein 3 has translation MTIKEKLVVEIVGAHNLMPKDGEGSSSPFVEVEFENQRQRTSVKYKDLNPVWNEKFVFFVTDSADLPYRTLEVNVFNEKRSSNTRNFLGRVRISGSSIAREGEEMAQLHTLEKRSLFSHVRGELSFKMYLSTKEEANNNQVLINGGIKKNKKMQQQQNGSVMAVPRQQFGQTQKQGNQNQQQQHIMKPIQPGPSEMKPIIIPAVGPGGGGGGMPGSGLNEFSLKETTPHLGGGGLNKDKTSATYDLVEQMQYLYVRVVKTREISSPGGGELVAEVKLGNYRGITKRIGTSSGGIAEWDQVFAFSKDCIQSTTVEVFVKQSNKDDVIGRIWFDLNEVPKRAPPDSQLAPQWYRMEDKKGDKSRTGEVMASIWFGTQADEAFSEAWHSRAANVNFDGLCSLKSKVYLSPKLWYLRVNIIEAQDIVLGEKGSSIMRYPELSAKVHVGNQVLRTRIAPVTTGRVLSNPYWNEDLMFVVSEPFEDYLVVSVEDRVEVAGRVLIPVGNIERRLDDKQGNSRWFNLDHQFNGLSEQKAGSRFGARIHVRATLDGGYHVLDEATMYVSDVRPTAKQLWKPHIGVLEMGILGATNLMPMKIKEGKGGTTDAYCVAKYGPKWVRTRTVVDSLGPKWNEQYTWEVFDPCTVITIGVFDNSRVSNTGLGLGRDSRIGKVRIRLSTLESDRVYTHSYPLLMLHPSGVKKMGELHLAIRFSCANMGNVLNMYSSPLLPKMHYLQPLSVNQLDSLRYQAMNVVTTRLGRAEPPMGREVVEYMLDHDSHMWSMRKSKANFFRLMSVLSGIVAMGRVIEAMRNWNRPIYSSIFTICFMMMVLVPEIVIPSMLVVLSLVGAWRYKSRPRNPPHMDTKLSYAETVHPDELDEEFDSFPTSRSAEIVRMRYDRLKSVAGRVQTVIGDLATQGERFHAMLSWRDPRASFLFVMITLAAAFVFFMVPIRWIVAMWGLYYLRPPRFRSRMPSVVVCFFKRLPTKADSML, from the coding sequence ATGACTATCAAGGAGAAACTAGTTGTGGAGATTGTCGGAGCCCACAACCTGATGCCGAAAGACGGCGAAGGATCATCGTCGCCGTTTGTCGAAGTGGAGTTCGAGAATCAGAGACAAAGAACCTCAGTTAAGTACAAGGATTTAAACCCAGTTTGGAATGagaaatttgttttctttgtaaCAGATTCAGCCGATCTCCCTTATCGGACCCTCGAAGTTAACGTCTTTAACGAGAAACGTTCTAGTAACACCAGAAACTTTCTGGGTAGAGTTAGAATTTCAGGTTCAAGCATTGCTAGAGAAGGTGAAGAAATGGCTCAGCTTCATACACTCGAAAAAAGGAGTCTTTTTTCTCATGTTCGTGGCGAGTTGAGTTTTAAGATGTATTTATCGACTAAAGAAGAAGCTAATAATAATCAAGTTCTCATCAATGGCGGCATcaagaagaacaaaaaaatgCAGCAGCAGCAGAATGGGTCTGTCATGGCGGTTCCAAGGCAGCAGTTTGGGCAAACCCAAAAACAGGGtaatcaaaatcaacagcaACAGCATATCATGAAGCCGATTCAACCAGGTCCATCTGAAATGAAGCCGATCATTATCCCCGCCGTCGGTCCCGGCGGCGGAGGAGGAGGGATGCCTGGTTCTGGTTTGAACGAGTTCTCTTTGAAGGAAACAACACCCCACCTCGGCGGCGGCGGACTTAACAAAGACAAGACAAGTGCCACCTACGACCTAGTCGAACAAATGCAGTATCTGTACGTTCGTGTTGTAAAAACACGTGAAATCTCTTCCCCCGGCGGTGGCGAGCTAGTGGCGGAGGTGAAGCTCGGGAACTATAGAGGAATCACAAAAAGGATCGGAACCAGTTCCGGAGGAATTGCAGAATGGGACCAAGTCTTTGCCTTTTCAAAGGACTGTATCCAGTCAACAACAGTGGAGGTTTTTGTGAAACAGAGCAACAAGGATGATGTCATTGGCCGGATTTGGTTTGATCTGAACGAGGTTCCTAAACGAGCGCCGCCGGATTCTCAGCTGGCGCCTCAATGGTATAGAATGGAGGACAAAAAAGGTGACAAATCGAGAACCGGTGAAGTCATGGCGTCCATTTGGTTCGGAACTCAGGCAGACGAGGCTTTTTCCGAGGCCTGGCATTCGAGGGCGGCTAACGTTAACTTCGATGGACTATGTTCATTGAAATCTAAGGTTTATCTTTCTCCTAAACTCTGGTATCTTCGAGTAAACATAATCGAAGCACAAGATATCGTATTGGGGGAGAAAGGGTCGTCTATTATGCGATACCCGGAACTATCTGCTAAGGTTCATGTCGGAAATCAGGTCCTTCGTACCCGGATAGCTCCGGTTACGACGGGTCGTGTCTTATCTAACCCGTATTGGAATGAGGACTTGATGTTTGTTGTTTCCGAACCTTTTGAGGATTATTTGGTGGTGTCTGTTGAGGACCGGGTTGAGGTAGCGGGTCGGGTTCTGATTCCAGTGGGGAATATTGAACGTAGACTTGATGATAAACAGGGAAATTCGAGATGGTTCAATCTAGACCATCAATTTAATGGGTTATCTGAACAGAAAGCGGGTTCTCGGTTCGGGGCAAGAATCCATGTTCGAGCCACTCTGGACGGCGGTTATCATGTGCTGGACGAGGCAACTATGTATGTCAGTGATGTCCGGCCAACTGCCAAGCAGTTATGGAAGCCTCATATCGGAGTCCTCGAAATGGGTATTTTGGGTGCGACGAATTTGATGCCGATGAAGATTAAGGAGGGGAAAGGAGGGACTACTGATGCTTATTGTGTGGCGAAATACGGGCCGAAATGGGTCCGAACTCGAACGGTTGTTGATAGTTTGGGTCCGAAGTGGAATGAGCAGTATACTTGGGAGGTTTTCGACCCATGTACGGTTATCACGATCGGGGTTTTTGACAATTCTCGGGTTTCAAACACTGGTTTGGGTTTGGGGCGGGATTCGCGAATTGGTAAGGTTAGGATTCGTCTGTCGACACTTGAATCGGATCGGGTTTATACCCATTCTTACCCACTTCTAATGCTTCATCCATCCGGGGTCAAGAAAATGGGAGAGCTTCATCTAGCTATTCGATTCTCGTGTGCCAATATGGGAAATGTGCTTAACATGTATTCGTCGCCACTGTTGCCGAAAATGCATTACTTGCAACCGTTATCGGTTAACCAATTGGACAGCTTGAGGTATCAAGCCATGAATGTGGTGACGACTCGATTGGGTCGTGCCGAGCCTCCCATGGGTCGGGAGGTGGTCGAGTACATGCTGGACCACGACTCACACATGTGGAGTATGAGGAAAAGCAAGGCGAACTTCTTCCGGCTGATGAGCGTGCTATCCGGAATCGTCGCCATGGGACGTGTCATCGAAGCCATGCGGAATTGGAACCGTCCTATCTACTCGTCGATCTTCACGATCTGCTTCATGATGATGGTTTTAGTCCCGGAGATTGTAATCCCGTCGATGCTGGTGGTTTTATCGTTGGTGGGAGCTTGGAGGTACAAATCCCGACCGAGGAACCCTCCCCACATGGACACTAAGCTGTCGTATGCGGAGACGGTCCACCCCGACGAGCTGGACGAGGAGTTTGACTCGTTTCCGACGAGCCGGAGTGCGGAGATAGTTCGGATGAGGTACGACAGGCTTAAGAGCGTGGCTGGACGAGTTCAGACTGTGATTGGCGACCTGGCTACTCAGGGGGAGAGGTTTCACGCGATGCTGAGTTGGAGAGATCCCAGGGCTTCGTTTCTATTCGTGATGATAACGTTGGCAGCAGCATTCGTGTTCTTTATGGTGCCTATAAGGTGGATAGTTGCGATGTGGGGGTTGTATTATCTGAGGCCACCTCGGTTTAGGAGTCGCATGCCTTCGGTTGTGGTTTGTTTCTTCAAGAGGCTGCCCACAAAGGCTGATAGTATGCTGTGA